The following coding sequences are from one Desulfosporosinus orientis DSM 765 window:
- a CDS encoding UxaA family hydrolase codes for MQKALKIDSRDNVAVVLSELNKGDDVLVNTESGALQLKVLSNIPFGHKIALKPLPSDEPIIKYGEVIGKAKTPIEPGEWVHLQNLYCERGRED; via the coding sequence ATGCAAAAGGCTTTAAAAATCGATTCACGGGACAACGTGGCTGTTGTTCTATCAGAGTTAAATAAAGGCGACGATGTTTTAGTCAATACTGAAAGTGGTGCTCTTCAGTTAAAGGTCCTGAGTAATATCCCTTTTGGCCATAAGATAGCCTTAAAACCCCTTCCGAGTGATGAACCTATTATTAAATACGGTGAAGTGATCGGAAAAGCGAAAACTCCAATTGAACCAGGAGAATGGGTTCATTTACAAAATCTCTATTGTGAAAGAGGCCGGGAAGATTAA